The Geothermobacter hydrogeniphilus genome segment TTTTTGAGCATCACCAGTATCGCTTTGGATGAGGCCAGTGGAGAGTTTTTTGCTGCTGACCGTGGTACCCGTGCTTACTCACCGGAGAACACAGCCGGAAGTGAGTCAGGGAATATCCAGGTGTTTGATCTTGCAACCCGGGCTTACAAGCGGGTTATGCTGCAGGCGCAGATGGGTGGTCCTATTACGACAGCCTTGCCCTTTGAAGAGTATTATGGACTGGTTGCTGACGGTCAAGGGCGTTTCTATGTTGTTCGCGGTCAGAACCAGAAAGGTGTGTTGCGGGCAATGGATACTTCAATCGCCTATCCCGCAAATGCTTTCTTGGCAGGTTGCGAACTTGGTGGCACGACTTATCGTTCGGTCTATGACAGTGCCAACAGTCGCTTGATTTTTGCTGGCGAGCAAGGCCTTGTCATTGTCGGTATTGACGGTGGCTCCAATCCTGTTGCTCCTGTAAACCAAGCGCCATCTGTTCCGGCTATGGGTTTTCCGTCTGCCGACGATATTGTTCAGACTGCTGCTCCGACCCTCAATTTTTCCGCAGCAACCGATCCTGATGGTGATTCGGTCAGTTATCAGATTCGGTTGGCACAGGCGGGGCAGCCCTATGGTGCGCCGGTCGACGTAACGACGAACTCCTATACCGCCGGCGGCTTGGTTGAAAATGCTCATTACGTCTGGCAGGTGCAGGCGGTTGATAGCAAAGGTGCGGTCTCCGGGTGGAGTACCGAGGGTACTTTCTGGGTGAATGCGGTCAATGAGGCACCGTCGGTGCCGCAGTTGGTTTCGCCGTTGAATGGGGAGTTCGTTTGGCCGTGGGATGCTCTTTTTTGGAAAGTTTCGAATGACCCTGATCCTGCTAATAAAATCCGTTATCGTTTGACTCTGTCAAGGTCCCCTGATTTTTCAGGACCACTTCTCAGTGAAACGCGTTTGGTACGCTGGGGGGTGTTTGCTCAATTGCAAACACTTAAAAATTACATGCGGATTGTTGCCGGTGTGCCTTATTTTTGGCGCTTGGAAGCAAATGATTATAAGGGCGGGTGGTCAAAGCCTAGTACGGCCGGTTCGTTTATTCTAAGGGCAACGGACTTGCGGGTCGATACAAATGTACCTGGTGTTAAAGTCTATCTTGCGGGGAACTCGGTTGTTCGTGGTCAGTATCTTGGAGCTACTCCTTTGACTGTTCGAAACCCAGCTGTTGTCGGATGGAACGACCTAGTCTTGGAGCGCCCTGGCTTTGAGCCGGTTGTGCGGCCTATTTTTATCCAAAAGTTTTCTTCGAAGAAACAATATTTTCAATTGGTTCCGGCATTGGGGCCAGTTGTTGGTCCTGTTGTTGCGCACAGAATTTTTTATTGGGGTAATGATCCTGCAACTGGTCAGGGGAGAACATATTATCTTGGCTCTGATGTAAGGGAGATTCGGTCTGTATTTGTGGGCAATATTGATAGGGTAGGGGGGCGCCTTGATGTTGTTGTTGCAAGGAATGATGGCTCGGTGGAGTATTATCCTACTCTTCGTGTTGTAGGTTCACAGGGAAAGTTTCAGGTTGCCACGCCTCGAAAGCTTCTTCCTGCTGGTTCGGCTACATCGTTGTTTATGATTGATTGGAATAATAATGGTAATGTTGATCTACTTGTGGGGGGGAGCGATGGTAGATTGAGGGTTTATTATAATGAATTGCGTCGTCAGACACCAATTTTCAAGAGTGTGCCAGAGGTGTTGAAAGCAAATGGGCAAGATCTTATTTTTGCATCTAACTTGGTTCCTGTTGTGATTGATTGGGATAATGATGGTTTGAATGATATTCTGGTTGGAGATGATTCGGGAAAATTAAGTTTTGTTAAAAATATTGGAACGGTTAAAAATCCTGTATTTACAGATCCGGTAGTTGTTTTTCAGTCGCAAGATCCAGTTGCTCCCTGTTTGGTTGATTGGGATGGAGATGGGGATAAGGAAATTCTTTTGACTGATAAAAAGGGGGTTTCTCTTTATGAAATTCAGAACGGCGGGCTGGTTTATGCTGAAACCATTCCGCTTAAGTACAAGGATGGTCGTCTCTTTTCCGCTCAGATTAATACCCGTGTTTTTGCCTTGGATCTTGATGGTGCAGGGGGGAAAGACTTGATCATTGTTGATGGTTCGGGACGTTTCATGGTCGCGTCATCCAACGGCACCAAGCATGTCGCATCCTTCAAACCGGCGCTTCTCACCAAAACCGACCAGGTTCAAACCCTGGTGGATGCCCAGTCGCCCGCCCAAGCGAATCAGGTCGGTGC includes the following:
- a CDS encoding FG-GAP-like repeat-containing protein, which encodes MKGSLKIISLMAVISLLLGVIWLPLSFAATVPSFASLGILGAKGQDYGSPMGIAMDAAGNFYIADGSGTLSPVTPPQDKIVKLDTYGNKVAEFDSLELSGPIAVKSDGSEIYVAIGQSFSGHGKPGVDGVLVYDGVTGALKRSIGTNNGPDGRGEFRKVTDLKLDSNGWLYIADSGVVKVYDAGGVFQFDIGAPCAAGSSTACEAGEFLSITSIALDEASGEFFAADRGTRAYSPENTAGSESGNIQVFDLATRAYKRVMLQAQMGGPITTALPFEEYYGLVADGQGRFYVVRGQNQKGVLRAMDTSIAYPANAFLAGCELGGTTYRSVYDSANSRLIFAGEQGLVIVGIDGGSNPVAPVNQAPSVPAMGFPSADDIVQTAAPTLNFSAATDPDGDSVSYQIRLAQAGQPYGAPVDVTTNSYTAGGLVENAHYVWQVQAVDSKGAVSGWSTEGTFWVNAVNEAPSVPQLVSPLNGEFVWPWDALFWKVSNDPDPANKIRYRLTLSRSPDFSGPLLSETRLVRWGVFAQLQTLKNYMRIVAGVPYFWRLEANDYKGGWSKPSTAGSFILRATDLRVDTNVPGVKVYLAGNSVVRGQYLGATPLTVRNPAVVGWNDLVLERPGFEPVVRPIFIQKFSSKKQYFQLVPALGPVVGPVVAHRIFYWGNDPATGQGRTYYLGSDVREIRSVFVGNIDRVGGRLDVVVARNDGSVEYYPTLRVVGSQGKFQVATPRKLLPAGSATSLFMIDWNNNGNVDLLVGGSDGRLRVYYNELRRQTPIFKSVPEVLKANGQDLIFASNLVPVVIDWDNDGLNDILVGDDSGKLSFVKNIGTVKNPVFTDPVVVFQSQDPVAPCLVDWDGDGDKEILLTDKKGVSLYEIQNGGLVYAETIPLKYKDGRLFSAQINTRVFALDLDGAGGKDLIIVDGSGRFMVASSNGTKHVASFKPALLTKTDQVQTLVDAQSPAQANQVGAVRAAIQSAQNDDYAAASLEVDNLLAGLDPAGSAYAAASELKQLLQ